The Amblyraja radiata isolate CabotCenter1 chromosome 1, sAmbRad1.1.pri, whole genome shotgun sequence genome contains a region encoding:
- the LOC116972577 gene encoding ubiquitin-conjugating enzyme E2 D3-like isoform X1 has translation MAMKRINKELLDLARDPPAQCSAGPVGDDLFHWQATIMGPNDSPYQGGVFFLTIHFPTDYPFKPPKVAFTTRIYHPNINSNGSICLDILRSQWSPALTISKVLLSICSLLCDPNPDDPLVPEIARIYKTDREKYNRLAREWTQKYAM, from the exons ATGGCGATGAAGCGGATTAACAAG GAGCTTCTAGACTTGGCTCGTGATCCGCCAGCACAGTGTTCTGCAGGTCCAGTTGGAGATGATT TATTTCACTGGCAAGCAACAATCATGGGACCT AATGACAGTCCGTATCAGGGTGGAGTCTTTTTCTTGACAATTCATTTTCCTACGGACTATCCTTTTAAACCACCTAAG gTTGCATTTACAACAAGAATTTATCACCCAAATATTAACAGTAACGGCAGCATCTGCCTTGATATTCTCCGGTCGCAATGGTCCCCTGCGTTAACTATTTctaaag TTCTATTGTCCATTTGTTCACTGTTATGTGACCCAAACCCTGATGACCCACTAGTGCCAGAGATTGCACGTATCTACAAAACAGATAGAGAAAA
- the LOC116972577 gene encoding ubiquitin-conjugating enzyme E2 D3-like isoform X2, with protein MAMKRINKELLDLARDPPAQCSAGPVGDDLFHWQATIMGPNDSPYQGGVFFLTIHFPTDYPFKPPKVAFTTRIYHPNINSNGSICLDILRSQWSPALTISKVLLSICSLLCDPNPDDPLVPEIARIYKTDREK; from the exons ATGGCGATGAAGCGGATTAACAAG GAGCTTCTAGACTTGGCTCGTGATCCGCCAGCACAGTGTTCTGCAGGTCCAGTTGGAGATGATT TATTTCACTGGCAAGCAACAATCATGGGACCT AATGACAGTCCGTATCAGGGTGGAGTCTTTTTCTTGACAATTCATTTTCCTACGGACTATCCTTTTAAACCACCTAAG gTTGCATTTACAACAAGAATTTATCACCCAAATATTAACAGTAACGGCAGCATCTGCCTTGATATTCTCCGGTCGCAATGGTCCCCTGCGTTAACTATTTctaaag TTCTATTGTCCATTTGTTCACTGTTATGTGACCCAAACCCTGATGACCCACTAGTGCCAGAGATTGCACGTATCTACAAAACAGATAGAGAAAAGTGA